The sequence ACTCGCAACACGCTGCTCGGTAAGGGCCATTGCGCGGCCACCTTTGGCATTGAGAAAGTTGCGGATCGTGTCGCGCCTAGCTCGTTTTAGTTGTTGCAGACTGGGCCATTGCATAATCAGTTCACACAATAGCAAGCTACCCCGATGTGAGAACCACTCCAGGGGCTGAGGATAATACTGTTTAAGTGTGTTGATTAGCCGGTTCACAAAACGGCGTTTATCTTCAACCAACTGACGACGCTGCTCAACCAGTTGCTGAAGTAAGCGAATATCCGCATTGTCGGGTTCAATAGCTTTTATCTTTTGGGGATAGCGCAGCATTAACTCTAATGCCAGCTCAGCATCCTGCGGGTCATCTTTAGCGCCACTGGGCGAGAAAGCCTGCCGGTAACGAGCCAGGGACAAAGCGTGGACGGGGAAAACGGTGATAAAGGGATATTTTTTAAGAGCATACACCACGGGACCTTTCTTCAGCTCAACGGCAATAGCGATCCTGCCTTTTACCTTCTGGTGTAACTCGGTAAGCCAGATATCAAGCGCTTCTGCTGTATGTTTAATCACATGGAACACGCGTTCACCGTTTTTAAACTGAACACAGACATCGTGTTTTTTATCTGCCCAGTCCAGACCAACGTGTACAGCAAACTGATTAGTCACAGTCATCACCAACTCCTTTTTATCGGGGATTGGTATGCATTCCACGTTCTTCGAAAGAAATATAGCCAGCAGTTTATCTGCATGCCCTGAGTATTCGTTAGCGAACATGGAGCACCTACTGGCTCGAAAGAAAAGCGGCGATCATCGCATGATTCTCGCTCAATATTCGTAACCAGTAAGCGCATACCCTGAATCACTTCAAAGTGTAATTCTCAGGGTGCGAATGACTATATCTCGCTCGTTGCCGACTGTCATGCTGAATCGTGTTCTAACAAAGAACACGGCCAGATCAAGTCTGAGCCAATACATCTAAAGCGATGAACGGGCTCTTTGCCGCCCGCCCCCGCAGCCTGCGAATTTTTCCTTACACACAGTGCCACGAAAAATTCGCAGGGAGGTTATACCTTTAACACCACCACGACTCTGCCCACAGAAATATATGGTCAAAGCCACATTCCTTTGCGGCTTCCTCCTCCCGTCCTCAGGCTTTATCCATCAAATAACGATGCGCTTTTGAGGCGGCGCTGGCCGCTTTGAAAACATAGCGCTTATCGTTTTTCAGCGCCTGGAGCCATGAGGCAATATAGCTTTCATGCTGCACCTCTCCGATGATCCCCAGATCCGCCATCAGAAAAGCACTTCCCAGCTCCGCCACTAATTCCTCCTCCGCATAATCTGCACTGCCAAATTTCCCTTTCATTTCACGGTTAAGTCGTTTTTTACCACCACTCCAGTGAACCAACTCATGCAGTCCGGTAGCATAGAAATTAGCTGCATCTGAAAACAGATGGCGCTCTGGCAGCCAGACTTCATCAGTTGAGGGCCTGAAAAAGGCGTTTTGTCCTTTCTCAATGATGTTTGCGCCGCTCTTCTGGAACAGATTTTCAGCCTTCGGCAATGGGTCAAAGGTTGCTTCCGGGCTGACTGTTTCAGTTGTCAGCGGGAGGCCGTCAATTTGCTGAACGTTAAACACGGTGAAAGTTTTCAGCATCGGGATCTGGTCGATTTCGCCGTCTTCGTTTTCCTTCTCCAGAGTGGTGTAGAAAATAGCCGTTGTGCCGCGCTCTCCCTTACGGACATGACCACCTACTGCCTGTGCTTGTTTGTAGGTCATCCAGCGTGAATCACAGAAGCCCTGTTCTGATGCACTGCACCAGAGCAGCATGATATTCATTCCACTATACGCGATACCGGTTGCGAAGTTAGAAGGCAACCCAGACATGCCCGGCACTCGTTGCCACGGGCAAGACCATGGTTTTACACCTGCTTCAAGCGCTGCAATGATGTTGTCGGTGACGGTCTGATAAATATCTGTTCTGGTTTGAGAAAATTTCGTTTTTGAGGAGCCTGACTGCTCCAGCGGGGATACGCTGGTCGCCGCTGCGGTGTTAGGGGCGCTAGTCTGGGTATGCAGGGAAATCGTCATGGTTTTTTCTCCGTCAGTGGTGTGATTTTCGTCTTCGTATCGCCTGACGGTTCGCTTTCCCGGCATCGTTCCGGCCAGCAAGGGCGCAGAATGCGTGCCATTTACCCTTGTGGGACGGGTTGTGTTGGGAAACGATTAACCGAAAGCTGATACGGGAACGGAAAGCACGCGGGAGAAAAAACTGACACTGCATAGCCGTGCGTAGCGCCCCTTGCAACGCAGATGTGAAATGATTTTTTTAGCGAAATATGATCTTGAAGTATTTAAAAGTAGAACTTACTGCGAAAAATACCACAATAATTTACGGTCAACATAAAAATACGGCAAATATCAAAAAGCGTGTGGAAATAGAATAGGTGTACCGACAGGTGCAGTTATACAGACCTCTATTTTTAAGTGAGAATTAATAACTAATCTTTGTTAAGCATGTTTACTTTAATCCAATTGGCGATGACTATTCTGATATATTTACTAAGATTTACAAAGTCACTATTTTTTGTGTTAAATGAAAAATCTATATCACGCTGAAATTCAATTTCGCACTCATCAAAGAGAAAACTCCCAGCATGGGAATGTTTAGAGAGAACACTGTAAAATAGTCTGTAAGTTCTTTATCAAAATCATTGTTACAATATTTAATCATAACCTCTGAAAATTTCATATTTTCACAAATCCCTAATACCTCAATGGCGCAAACTTTATATGACTACGCCACCGTAGGATGATAACCTGCCATAGTTAACGCCAGATTGTAAAGGCGACAACAAGCAAGAAAGGATTCTTTCTTTTTTGAATCATGTAAAATTAGCACCTTAAAAAATTTACGAGTTTCTTTCGGCAACCTCATTTGATTAGTAAGGAAATTCAACTCATCAGACAAAGGCGGAGGGGATATTCGATCTTTCGAACCTAAAGGTGACTTAATAGCATGCTCTCTGAATTTTTTCTCAAGAAAAGCACTATTTGAAGAACTTTCTAATATTAATGTAGAATAAAAAATCCAATCCTCCATCTTCTTTCGGCCCTGCAAAACTTAAAGAAATTAAACCTGCATTGGTAGAATCGACTTGTTCTTCATCATATAAGTCTTTTATTCCATAGTGGTTATCCTTTACCAATAGCTCTAGCTCTAGCTCTTCATTTACGATGCCAGTCCTGAAACGAACAGATCTTGGTACGCCGTTACCATCTTTTATATTAAATATTCTAAATTCGGATTTTACCATATAAAAACCACAATCAAGAAGTGCTGAGAGATAAGCGTTCACATTGGCAGTGTTATTATATGCAATATTACGAGCGTGTTTAATATTCACTGCATGGACTTCTGTATCAAACATCAGTATTTGTTCAGATAAAGGTTCATTTCTAGTTGGCCAAGATTGAGGCTTTATAAGAAATTTATTTTCGAAATTAATAAAAATAACATCTTCAATTGCATAACAACACCTTGATATGTTCTGACTGTGTATTTTTTTAACTCCACATTATGGTCGCTAGCGATGACATCCTGAATTATACTGTGAGCAAAATACTTTAAAGTATATCGGTTAATTTCTCTTGGTTTTTCATAAAGAGATAAACGCACCTCATATATATAATCTGTATCAAGGACAAACTCGATATCAACATTAGCATCCTCACCTCTAACTCCACTATCATTTTGAAAACGAATGAACGTTGATTTGAAGATATTTCTAGTTGAAGAGGATATGTACTGACCGAATTTCTCTAAAGAAGAAGGAATTCTACTTAATATAAGCTCTTTGATTTTTATTTTTTGTTCAAGAGTATAATCCAACTGAAATTCCATAAAAATTCATGTTTGTTAAAATAATTATCAACATCTTCAATTTTCATTATGGTAATAATTAGTCCGCACTCAAAACAACCGCTCCTAACTCTGTTCCATTTTTGCCAATTCACATTGACTTTTCATAGATTTTAAATTCCTACTTTATTCACAATGCAAGTAAAACTGAAATGCCGATCTTTTTGGATCTTGTGTATCAATCACATAAAAATTTCGAGGAAAACTTCCTTCTACGCTTCGACCTAAGTGACTTAAACCATACATTGATAAAAGACGCCCGACTATCCTTTCTGACTCAGGAAAAATCTGCGAGGGGATTCGAAATACCTTTATTGTAAAACCATTAGCAAGCTGAACTCGAAGAGTGATTAAGCCATCCCACTCCTCAACGTCCAGTAACTGCCCGATAATATCATAGCCAGAAAACACAGGTCCAAACTGATGTTGCTGCAAGTGTTGCTGTAGCTTTTCACGATAAACAGGGCATAAGCAACGACTTATACATGTAACGCAATGTTTTCCAGTTTGTACAAGAGCTTCGGCATAAAAAGTCTTATTCAACGGTAATGTATTGTTCAATCTACTAAGAATATGGATAAGTCGGTCATTCTGGATTGTATCCAGATGTCCCAACCAGCGGTCAGAAGCACCTGCCAGCTCTAATTCGATATCAACATCAGGAATCTGTTCTTTCACCATCATTCCATATGCCGCAATTTGCAGAAAGTAATGGTCTTTCGGCTGGTTTGTTTCATCCAATACGTTGCCGGTTTTGAAATCTACGACCCGTATCGACCCCGAGTCTGTTTGATAAATCAGATCTGCTCTTCCAATCATATTGAACTTGGAGCTGGTAAGTAGTTTTTCTCTGCCAAAAGGAATTATGCCTTCTTGCTTTTCGAGCCTGATTGGCGAGTATTTTCCTCGCTCAGCAAAAGGTTTAGTTATCGATTTAGCATAGCGAACTTGTTCAAGCAGCATCTGACGGGATATTATTCCTGAAATGCCGTAACGTTGAAGAACCCATTCAGTAATGGGCCCTGCCCGTTTAGTATTACTCAATGCACTAATGAAGGAACTCTCTAACAGCTCAACAAATGAGGCTGGCGTACCATCTAAATCCTTTTGCGATGTATTCGCCAACCAATGTACAACACTTCCGAGAATCGTCCGAGGATGTAATGATACCTGGTGGGTAGTATGTAGTTCACTCTCCAGTAAGTATCTCGCTGGGCATGCAATAAACACTCCTAGCTTAGACGGGATCGCCGGACGAGTACGCGTAAGTGTTATAGCATTCATATCGCTCTCAATCCTCCTTATTACCGTCAGGGTTTCTTAGCTTGGTCATAACAGCCCCCATACGACGAGATAGATCAAAAGTACTGATCGTTTTTTTCTCCAGTTGCCACTCAAGGAATAACCTTTCAAGTTCAGGGTTAGCAGTAAAAACTCCATCCACGCTCCAGAATGGATGGGTCACCGCAACCCAGCGTTGTGGGCCAATGTTAATCAACGGAATATGGCCTACCACTCTAATTTCACTATTAAAGAGTGATGCCGCCTCTTCGGCTAAACTCACGGCATTTTCTCGCCAGTCAGCGATACCTGGAGCTGAGAAATCACCATTCAATCCAGCATCATAATTTTTATCCAGTAGCAGTTGAATAACATCCAGCCCAAGTCGCCAATCAAGCAACCCGTGATAAGCCTGATTACCATATCGGTGCAGGCAGTGATAACACGCCTGAATACATTTTTTCGGATGATCATTGTCCAGAAACTCTTTTAGCGGGAAGCCATTTTTGTTGCTGACAATAGCTTTCATTACCTCAAGAATTATAGGCGTACCGGATGTTCCTTTCTGTTGTAGACGCTCGCATAATCCGGAACCATTAACCAGACGATCGGCCATTTGCAGTATCGATGCCAGCCTTCCGTCCGCTAATCGTTGGACTCGCGGCTCCAGAATTTCGATTTCTTCAGGATCAATATCAAACAACTCTTTTGAAGCATAGTTAACAATAATAAATGCAGCAGAGAGCGCTGCGGCCCGGAATGCTGGCGTCTGTAACTGAAGACCAACAGGGGTGTTAACCACCATCAGAGCCAACAAGTCCGTCACTTTAGGTGCGGCAAGATAAAAAGAAGTTCTACTTTCCTGCAAAGGTGTGAACCGTCTTTTCAATAAAGGATCAGTCTCAAGCAATTGGCTATCAACCCAAACGCGATTTGCCGTTAATGACTGATACACCCCCTCCTTTCTAAAGGGAACTCGTAAGTTTCCCTGTAGCGCATTGAAACCGCTCCACCGTTCATCAGCATAAGTGCCGCGATTAAGACGGTGAAGACAGATTTGAGATTCAAGTTGAATAGCAACATTAGCATCAAACTCTGCCCCAGAAGAAAATGAGTATGCCTCAGCAATAGAAACTCGGCTGGCATTGGTCAGGGTTTGCTCGAGGTCCTCTTTGACAGATTTATCCTCCAGTGAGGTAAGAAACCCATAAGGTACATAACATTGGTACTGCTCAACATCATCTATCACCGCACCGCAAGAGGTGCATTCGCGGATCGTATGATTGATTGGAGTCCAGACATGACACACTGGACAGGCCGTCATCGTTCGACCTTCACCCAGTTCATTCACGTTAGAATCAAATTCTATAGATTTAGGATAGCGTTGCCGAAGCATCCCAGCATAGCCTGCCGTTAAGTAGCGCCGTTTGTCCTGTACCAAATATTTTCTCGGCGCAAATTCTTGTATCGCAATGTCCAGATCGCGATCCATGCTAGCAAATTGGATATCATTTTCATTAGTAGTAATGGCCCTGGTATGTAACAGACGCGTGCGAGTTGGCATGCCATACATCGGGAATTGCCCTCGCTCAGCCAATGCCTCTGCCAGCCCTTTACCTGCCATCGCATCGTCGTTTAGCGCTGCATCAATATCTTGTATCAGCTTGTCGGGGGTCAGTAATCGTACAATGTTTTGATAGAAGGATTGATCATCCGGCATGCAGACATGGGCAAATTCATCACGATCTCTCATCGTTGCTGTTAATGCCTGACGGATACGTGGTAGCCAGTCGATCCAATAGTCTTTTAGCCAGTCAACTTGAAAAAACTCGCCGTGGTTATCGGGTTTTTGCCTGTGTTCATCCACAGGCCATGACTGGTGTGAATTAATTGAGTTCTGTCTTAACCATTTGAACGCAGCCACCAACCAGACTTTGCGTACCAGTCGCTGGCAGATCATTTCCAGCTTGGTGGTTAAGAAAGGCGGTGGTGGAAGGTCGCCAGTTATTTTTTCTGGATGGCGGAAGTAAAACAGATCATGGCTTTTGCTACGACATGCAGTCAAAACGAAAGCAAAAGCCTGCCCACGTCGTCCAGCACGACCAACACGCTGCTGGTAGTTAAAACGCTGTGGTGGCATGTTGGCCTGAAAAACGGCACGTAAATCACCGATATCAACGCCAACTTCCATAGTGGTTGTGACAGAAAGCACATCAACAACGCGGGCCAATCTGTCCAGATCCTGGTCAGGTTCGAAGTCTTTCAGACCTGTTGGTAAAATATCATCATCATCTGCAATCAAAATACCTTTGAAACGGCGTAATCTTGCCGCTGGGTTTCCTGTCATGCCGGTAAGTTCTTCAGAACGCATACGACGGATGCCGGATGAGTATGAAATGCGTTTTCCGAGATAGTTTTGTTTTTGCAACATTCCAGCTTCGCCGGACGGTATTTCAGGCAACGGAGCATGGCAGCGGGTACAAATTTTTGCCCCCAAATGTAAGTGGACACGCCCGCACTTATCGCAACGCCAGAAACTATCGGCAGGATCGGTCAAGCGGAAGTGTACTTTACCAATATCAATAATGCCGCCTTGATGACCCACTAGCTCAAGCAGCGCAAGAAATTTATCGATTATAGAAGTATGGTCGCCACCAGAGTGTTGGCAAACCCGGCTGGCAAAACGGTGTAACCGGCTATTTGGAGAAACATCATCAGTGGAATGCCAGAGTGTTTCTTTGGTTGTGTATTGTGATGGTTTTACACGGTAGGCATCGGCCTGTACACGTAGCATAGCGTCAAATATTGCCAGTTGTTGCCGTGTATAGTTGCCAGAAATTGGAAGACAAGGATAGCCCCATCCGGCCTCTTCCAGCGAGAAATACGTTTTACTGAACACGCTTTCACCCGCCAGTTTTCTCAAATCCCACGAGATCTCTTTGCGCGCAACATCCAGATCGTCTTCATAAGAAGGATGCGCCTTCCAGCACCATTCCCCTTGAGGGTCTCGACTAAATAACTGCTGCCACACAAAAGTGGTGATATCTTCATGGTGATTTGCCGGGTCAGGAACAGCAGTGATCCCCGTCCGATCGGTCGGGTGAATACCAGCTTCAACCAATTTAGCCAGCAGTCGGTTAAGCCGCTTACCCGATTCAGGCGCTGAGGGTTCCAGTATTTCACCCAGTGAAATACTGTCGGCCAGTGGCAGCTCCAATTTCTCTTCCAGCATGCGCCTCTCACGAAAAAAATGCTCAAGCTCCTGATCTTCTTCTGGCGTCAAACCGCCGGCAACCTCTTTATTGACTAATTCCTTTCTGCGCTTAACTAGCCCAGATAATTGTTCTTGCAGTTTTTCATACGAGCATGAGCCTACGGCTAGATCTTGTAGTGAATAGACAAGGATCTCCCTCCGGATATCATCATGATGCCCAGATTCAAGATCGAGCGCCGCTTTGGCCGCATCCTGTCGACTGTCGGAAAAAGTGACCAACCGTTCCTGATCGCCGGAACGTTGTAGCTCCGTCATTAATGTACTGGCGAGTAACTGTGTGGTTTTCGCAAAACCAACTCGGAATCCACGAATAGGTGACTGTTTTCCTTTACCATATTTGTACGAGGTTTCACATGCGGGGCACTGAAAAGGTAGCGAGGATCCAGGGGACTGATTAGACGATTGATCTCTTTTCGGGGAGGAAAAGTCACCTGGTTTTACATAATAGAACCAGCCTGGAATATCAGTTTCAGCTAAGGGTTTTACGGGCGATATAGGTTGAATAGTTGCAGTGAACGGATCATAGCTTGCTTCTTGCCACTGACCAAAAGAGTCACTATCCGCAAGTTTTTCTTTACCCAAAGGCCAGAATCTATCTATGGTTGGCATAAATAAGGCATACTCTTCTGCTGAGCGCCGCTCAATCATGACCGATTTAGCATGTTCCGGAAGTTTTTCGGTATCAGGATCGTTGGGTAATAGTTCTATACGACGGCTATCTATCGCGGAGAAAGCGGAAGGTTTACCTCCCAGAAATAGCGTAGCGCAGCATTCACAATAGAGTAATTCCACACACCGCGATCGCTTATCACCATACCGACGATTACCATAGCGGAAGCCGGATTCGACAGTCATGTCGGCAAATAACCATTGGTTTCTTTCGTCTTTATCTGCTTGTGGCGGTGATGGCAGCGGAGCAACATATAATCCTTCCAATGCGCGTAAAAATGCATGGGCACGGAAACGCGGTAGTACGATGTGATCAGGAAAAGGATGTGCAAACCACTGCTGCCAACTATCAACCGTCGTCCGTATCAAGATTAGCGCACTGACACCCCTACGCGCATCAGGATGCTCCCCAAATAGATTGCCTGCCAGTGCGTTGATAGCGGTTGCACGTAGAGATTTGTTATCATCAATACATCCTTTTTCCAGCATTCTGGCAGCCAATAAGACCGTATGCTGCGCCAATTCTTCTATAGCAACACCATCGCGGTAGCATCCCAGACTACGCGCTATGTCGCACCATATTACAGATGCCTCCGGTGACTTTAGTTTCTCAACCGCCTGACAAAACGCAGGAAGATCGCCACAAAAACACGATATATCAACCAGTTCCTCGAGTTTTCCATCAACAATGCAAGCCCTCCAGTCCTTCGAGCTGGCATTCATTGGTAATCCGCGTTGCCCAAACATGCCCCATAGATAGTCAATACTTTGATTACCTTCCTGACCACTCACTGGGAGTGAAGCACTCGAAGCCAGAATTCGTAATTTGTGTCGATGTTGTGGTTGATCTAACCCCAGACGGTTGATCAAATGTTTAAGCAAATAGCTGACTTCAGTGCCTGCCGTGCCGCGCTGGAGATGCAGTTCATCGAGCACAAGGTAAAAGTAGGCGTTCGGATCGCGTTTAATCCATAGTTGGGTCTGATCAAAGATAGGATCGTCAATTTCACGCACCAGCATAGTTGAAAGCATGCTGGTGTTGGTAATGAGG comes from Yersinia canariae and encodes:
- a CDS encoding DEAD/DEAH box helicase — its product is MNNPLETFESIRDFYIAYLETAFRIGSPAIQAYRRELLEKQGTLCADLFLEPMPRYKDYNLTISDLRDASKGDKWLPGFTVQQRAAFIDLCLGGLLPRDPKDATKGHFKLYTHQLEMLQRGVQPGMPGIVTSGTGSGKTESFLLPVLAQIAKEASQWSQSSALKSWQPWWREPNAQPTFMRDREAPASGRPKAVRALILYPMNALVEDQLVRMRRALDSDEAHEVMDSHFGGNRIFFGRYTSATKVTGWLDHPRQGNEPKEKKRAAGKVAELREYMQFAEKTHKEAVHQGNLDKDDNLQFNFPRPGGGEVLSRWEMQKMPPDILITNTSMLSTMLVREIDDPIFDQTQLWIKRDPNAYFYLVLDELHLQRGTAGTEVSYLLKHLINRLGLDQPQHRHKLRILASSASLPVSGQEGNQSIDYLWGMFGQRGLPMNASSKDWRACIVDGKLEELVDISCFCGDLPAFCQAVEKLKSPEASVIWCDIARSLGCYRDGVAIEELAQHTVLLAARMLEKGCIDDNKSLRATAINALAGNLFGEHPDARRGVSALILIRTTVDSWQQWFAHPFPDHIVLPRFRAHAFLRALEGLYVAPLPSPPQADKDERNQWLFADMTVESGFRYGNRRYGDKRSRCVELLYCECCATLFLGGKPSAFSAIDSRRIELLPNDPDTEKLPEHAKSVMIERRSAEEYALFMPTIDRFWPLGKEKLADSDSFGQWQEASYDPFTATIQPISPVKPLAETDIPGWFYYVKPGDFSSPKRDQSSNQSPGSSLPFQCPACETSYKYGKGKQSPIRGFRVGFAKTTQLLASTLMTELQRSGDQERLVTFSDSRQDAAKAALDLESGHHDDIRREILVYSLQDLAVGSCSYEKLQEQLSGLVKRRKELVNKEVAGGLTPEEDQELEHFFRERRMLEEKLELPLADSISLGEILEPSAPESGKRLNRLLAKLVEAGIHPTDRTGITAVPDPANHHEDITTFVWQQLFSRDPQGEWCWKAHPSYEDDLDVARKEISWDLRKLAGESVFSKTYFSLEEAGWGYPCLPISGNYTRQQLAIFDAMLRVQADAYRVKPSQYTTKETLWHSTDDVSPNSRLHRFASRVCQHSGGDHTSIIDKFLALLELVGHQGGIIDIGKVHFRLTDPADSFWRCDKCGRVHLHLGAKICTRCHAPLPEIPSGEAGMLQKQNYLGKRISYSSGIRRMRSEELTGMTGNPAARLRRFKGILIADDDDILPTGLKDFEPDQDLDRLARVVDVLSVTTTMEVGVDIGDLRAVFQANMPPQRFNYQQRVGRAGRRGQAFAFVLTACRSKSHDLFYFRHPEKITGDLPPPPFLTTKLEMICQRLVRKVWLVAAFKWLRQNSINSHQSWPVDEHRQKPDNHGEFFQVDWLKDYWIDWLPRIRQALTATMRDRDEFAHVCMPDDQSFYQNIVRLLTPDKLIQDIDAALNDDAMAGKGLAEALAERGQFPMYGMPTRTRLLHTRAITTNENDIQFASMDRDLDIAIQEFAPRKYLVQDKRRYLTAGYAGMLRQRYPKSIEFDSNVNELGEGRTMTACPVCHVWTPINHTIRECTSCGAVIDDVEQYQCYVPYGFLTSLEDKSVKEDLEQTLTNASRVSIAEAYSFSSGAEFDANVAIQLESQICLHRLNRGTYADERWSGFNALQGNLRVPFRKEGVYQSLTANRVWVDSQLLETDPLLKRRFTPLQESRTSFYLAAPKVTDLLALMVVNTPVGLQLQTPAFRAAALSAAFIIVNYASKELFDIDPEEIEILEPRVQRLADGRLASILQMADRLVNGSGLCERLQQKGTSGTPIILEVMKAIVSNKNGFPLKEFLDNDHPKKCIQACYHCLHRYGNQAYHGLLDWRLGLDVIQLLLDKNYDAGLNGDFSAPGIADWRENAVSLAEEAASLFNSEIRVVGHIPLINIGPQRWVAVTHPFWSVDGVFTANPELERLFLEWQLEKKTISTFDLSRRMGAVMTKLRNPDGNKED
- a CDS encoding PD-(D/E)XK nuclease family protein; this translates as MNAITLTRTRPAIPSKLGVFIACPARYLLESELHTTHQVSLHPRTILGSVVHWLANTSQKDLDGTPASFVELLESSFISALSNTKRAGPITEWVLQRYGISGIISRQMLLEQVRYAKSITKPFAERGKYSPIRLEKQEGIIPFGREKLLTSSKFNMIGRADLIYQTDSGSIRVVDFKTGNVLDETNQPKDHYFLQIAAYGMMVKEQIPDVDIELELAGASDRWLGHLDTIQNDRLIHILSRLNNTLPLNKTFYAEALVQTGKHCVTCISRCLCPVYREKLQQHLQQHQFGPVFSGYDIIGQLLDVEEWDGLITLRVQLANGFTIKVFRIPSQIFPESERIVGRLLSMYGLSHLGRSVEGSFPRNFYVIDTQDPKRSAFQFYLHCE
- a CDS encoding ArdC family protein codes for the protein MTISLHTQTSAPNTAAATSVSPLEQSGSSKTKFSQTRTDIYQTVTDNIIAALEAGVKPWSCPWQRVPGMSGLPSNFATGIAYSGMNIMLLWCSASEQGFCDSRWMTYKQAQAVGGHVRKGERGTTAIFYTTLEKENEDGEIDQIPMLKTFTVFNVQQIDGLPLTTETVSPEATFDPLPKAENLFQKSGANIIEKGQNAFFRPSTDEVWLPERHLFSDAANFYATGLHELVHWSGGKKRLNREMKGKFGSADYAEEELVAELGSAFLMADLGIIGEVQHESYIASWLQALKNDKRYVFKAASAASKAHRYLMDKA
- a CDS encoding IS110 family transposase, with product MTVTNQFAVHVGLDWADKKHDVCVQFKNGERVFHVIKHTAEALDIWLTELHQKVKGRIAIAVELKKGPVVYALKKYPFITVFPVHALSLARYRQAFSPSGAKDDPQDAELALELMLRYPQKIKAIEPDNADIRLLQQLVEQRRQLVEDKRRFVNRLINTLKQYYPQPLEWFSHRGSLLLCELIMQWPSLQQLKRARRDTIRNFLNAKGGRAMALTEQRVASIDNSIPLTTDPSVIEANALMATALARQIKVVSEIIKTYDERIETLFDTLPDAGLFKSLPGMGPCMGPRMLATLGDNRDRFNSAEEIQNYAGIAPVTERSGQKSWVHWRWQCAKFVRQTFVEWAAKTVNSSYWARLYYQGQREKGKSHQSALRALAFKWIRIIYRCWKTKTRYDEAKYLLALEARKSPLLKS